One genomic region from Methanonatronarchaeum thermophilum encodes:
- the ribH gene encoding 6,7-dimethyl-8-ribityllumazine synthase: MSVKLGFVISEFNYDVTESMRELAVRHADFLDANVVEEVFVPGVFDMPLAIKSLLERDEIDAVVTLGCVIEGQTDHDQVVASQTSRKITDLSLDYDKPVSMGVSGPGQTRHEAQQRVDYAKRAVESAVKMAEKDL, translated from the coding sequence TATCTGAATTTAATTATGATGTTACAGAGAGCATGCGGGAACTTGCGGTGAGGCACGCTGATTTCTTAGATGCGAATGTTGTTGAAGAAGTTTTTGTACCAGGTGTTTTTGACATGCCTTTAGCGATAAAAAGCCTTCTTGAACGTGATGAGATTGATGCGGTGGTTACTTTGGGTTGTGTGATTGAAGGTCAGACCGATCATGATCAGGTTGTTGCTTCCCAGACCTCTAGGAAGATTACCGATCTCTCACTTGATTATGATAAACCGGTTTCTATGGGTGTTAGCGGTCCTGGTCAGACAAGGCATGAGGCACAGCAGAGAGTTGATTATGCAAAAAGAGCTGTTGAATCAGCTGTAAAGATGGCCGAGAAAGACCTATGA
- a CDS encoding pyridoxal phosphate-dependent aminotransferase, protein MSRKISRRVQRIESSATLKMADLAKELRRQGEDVISLGVGEPDFDTPRNIKKCSKEALDSGFVHYTDSKGIPELRELLSEKLGRENNIDIESDEIILTPGAKFAIFLACQTLLEDGDKALLFDPSWVSYKESVKMTGAGIEWCSMNNELRPSVEEYKDILESTDISLVVLNSPCNPTGQVYSEGEIRELVEIALDNDAYVLSDEIYEKIIYDREHYSPSADYEDVITINGFSKTYSMTGWRLGYIVADEELINQFIKIQQHSVSCPTSFAQKGALCALNDPVSDEIVGEMVGRFKGRRDMLVDGLNSFSDVECVTPEGAFYAFPDVGRDSDVVAEQLLRECHVVVTPGSAFGEDCKNNIRISYARSEERIKEALERMEKIFD, encoded by the coding sequence ATGAGCCGAAAAATTTCACGTAGGGTTCAGAGGATTGAGTCCTCTGCTACTCTTAAGATGGCGGATTTAGCTAAGGAGCTTCGGAGACAGGGTGAAGATGTTATTTCTTTAGGTGTTGGTGAACCTGATTTTGACACTCCACGTAACATTAAAAAGTGTTCTAAAGAAGCTTTGGATAGTGGTTTTGTCCATTATACTGATTCTAAAGGTATTCCTGAGTTGAGAGAGCTGTTGTCCGAAAAACTTGGTAGGGAAAACAACATCGATATCGAGTCGGATGAGATAATATTAACTCCTGGTGCTAAGTTTGCTATTTTCCTTGCTTGTCAGACTTTGCTTGAGGATGGGGATAAGGCATTGTTGTTCGATCCTTCATGGGTTTCGTATAAAGAAAGCGTTAAAATGACTGGAGCGGGGATAGAGTGGTGTTCGATGAACAATGAACTGAGGCCGTCTGTTGAGGAGTATAAAGATATTTTGGAATCTACAGATATTTCTCTGGTTGTTTTGAACAGTCCCTGTAACCCTACTGGTCAGGTTTATAGTGAAGGTGAGATAAGGGAGTTGGTTGAAATTGCTTTGGATAACGATGCTTATGTCTTGTCTGATGAGATATATGAGAAGATTATTTATGATAGGGAGCATTACAGCCCTTCAGCTGATTACGAAGACGTTATAACTATTAATGGTTTTTCTAAGACCTACTCTATGACTGGATGGCGTTTAGGTTATATTGTGGCTGATGAGGAGTTAATAAATCAGTTTATTAAGATACAGCAACACTCAGTTAGCTGTCCAACCTCTTTTGCTCAAAAAGGTGCTTTATGCGCGCTTAATGACCCTGTATCTGATGAAATCGTTGGTGAAATGGTTGGTAGGTTCAAAGGCCGTAGAGACATGCTTGTAGATGGCTTGAACTCTTTCAGTGATGTTGAGTGTGTAACTCCTGAAGGGGCTTTTTATGCATTTCCAGATGTTGGTAGGGACTCCGATGTGGTTGCTGAACAGCTGCTTAGAGAATGTCATGTGGTTGTCACTCCAGGAAGTGCTTTTGGAGAAGACTGTAAAAACAATATCCGTATTTCCTATGCGAGGTCAGAGGAAAGAATAAAAGAAGCCTTAGAGCGTATGGAAAAAATATTTGATTGA